Proteins from a genomic interval of Clostridium sp. M62/1:
- the codY gene encoding GTP-sensing pleiotropic transcriptional regulator CodY has protein sequence MSVQLLDKTRKINKLLHNNHSHKVVFNDICEVLSEILHSNILVISKKGKVLGVAICPGIDEIEELIEDQVGGFVDHMLNERLLNVLSTKENVNLATLGFAEENVKKYQAIITPIDMSGERLGTLFIYKSDEQYDIDDIILSEYGTTVVGLEMMRSVNEENAEETRKIQIVKSAISTLSFSELEAITHIFDELEGNEGILVASKIADRVGITRSVIVNALRKFESAGVIESRSSGMKGTYIKVLNDVVFDELKALKAENK, from the coding sequence ATGAGCGTTCAGTTGTTGGACAAAACAAGGAAAATTAACAAATTATTGCATAACAATCATTCACACAAGGTGGTATTCAACGACATCTGTGAAGTTCTCAGTGAGATTCTTCACTCGAATATTCTTGTCATCAGCAAGAAGGGAAAGGTTCTCGGAGTGGCTATCTGCCCGGGGATTGATGAGATCGAGGAGCTGATTGAGGATCAGGTAGGCGGCTTTGTTGACCATATGTTAAACGAGCGTCTTTTGAATGTATTGTCGACAAAAGAAAATGTGAATCTGGCAACTCTAGGCTTTGCAGAGGAAAACGTAAAGAAATATCAGGCGATTATCACGCCAATCGACATGTCGGGAGAGCGTCTGGGAACCCTGTTCATCTATAAGTCAGATGAGCAGTATGATATCGACGACATTATCCTGAGCGAGTACGGCACCACCGTAGTGGGCCTGGAGATGATGCGTTCCGTAAACGAGGAGAATGCTGAGGAGACAAGGAAGATTCAGATTGTTAAATCCGCCATCAGCACCTTATCCTTCTCTGAGCTTGAGGCAATCACACACATTTTCGATGAACTGGAAGGCAACGAGGGAATCCTGGTTGCAAGCAAGATTGCAGACAGAGTGGGAATTACAAGATCCGTAATCGTAAACGCGCTGCGCAAGTTTGAGAGCGCCGGCGTCATTGAGTCTCGTTCTTCCGGAATGAAGGGAACCTACATCAAGGTGCTTAACGATGTTGTATTTGATGAGCTGAAAGCCCTGAAGGCTGAGAACAAGTAA
- the topA gene encoding type I DNA topoisomerase, producing the protein MAKNLVIVESPAKVKTIKKFLGSNYEVDASNGHVRDMPKSQMGIDIEHGYEPKYITIRGKGDILAKLRKEVKKADKIYLATDPDREGEAISWHLSKALKLEDCKDKKVYRITFNEITKNAVKAALKTPRAIDMNLVDAQQARRVLDRMIGYRISPLLWAKVKRGLSAGRVQSVALRMICDREEEISSFIPEEYWNLEAKLKAKGSKKKLTAKFYGTREGRMAIHKKEELEAVTAALEGAQYTVDEVKTGERVKKAPIPFTTSTLQQEASKTLNFSTQKTMRLAQQLYEGVDIEGKGTIGLITYLRTDSTRVAEEADKTAREFIEEKYGKQYVSTEEAVKKGGAKIQDAHEAIRPTDISLTPAVVKESLARDLFRLYQLIWKRFAASRMQAAVYETTSVRVAAGYAGGEYLFTLSASKLKFDGFMSVYVQEDEKEESTVLSEKLEKGDVLACEALESSQHFTQPPAHYTEASLVKALEEQGIGRPSTYAPTITTILARRYVVKENKNLYVTELGEVVNRMMKKAFPSIVDTAFTANMEYLLDRIGDGTVQWKTVIENFYPDLEEAVKEAEKKLEAVKIADEVSDVPCDLCGRMMVIKYGPHGKFLACPGFPECRNTKPYLEKIGVACPKCGKEIVIRKTKKGRKYYGCENNPECDFMSWQKPSAERCPECGGLMVEKGNKLLCTNKECGYVKTKENRQQQE; encoded by the coding sequence ATGGCTAAAAATTTGGTAATTGTGGAGTCACCGGCAAAGGTGAAGACGATCAAGAAATTTCTCGGTTCAAATTATGAGGTGGACGCTTCCAACGGGCATGTGAGGGATATGCCCAAAAGCCAGATGGGGATTGACATTGAACATGGCTATGAACCGAAATATATTACCATCCGGGGCAAGGGGGACATTCTGGCAAAGCTCAGAAAAGAAGTAAAAAAGGCAGACAAGATTTATCTGGCTACTGACCCTGATCGGGAGGGAGAGGCGATTTCCTGGCATCTTTCCAAGGCTCTGAAGCTGGAGGACTGCAAAGATAAGAAGGTATACAGGATTACATTCAATGAGATCACGAAAAATGCCGTAAAGGCGGCTTTAAAGACGCCGAGGGCGATTGATATGAACCTGGTGGACGCCCAGCAGGCAAGACGCGTTCTGGACCGCATGATCGGCTATCGGATCAGCCCGCTTCTCTGGGCGAAGGTAAAGAGAGGGCTGAGTGCGGGCCGCGTGCAGTCAGTGGCGCTGCGCATGATCTGCGACAGGGAGGAAGAGATCAGCTCCTTTATCCCGGAGGAATACTGGAATCTGGAAGCAAAACTCAAGGCAAAAGGCTCAAAGAAAAAGCTGACAGCCAAATTTTACGGAACCAGGGAGGGCCGTATGGCCATCCACAAAAAAGAGGAGCTGGAAGCTGTCACAGCAGCTCTTGAGGGAGCCCAGTATACGGTGGATGAAGTAAAGACAGGGGAGAGAGTGAAGAAGGCTCCGATCCCGTTTACCACCAGCACGCTTCAGCAGGAGGCGTCCAAGACCCTTAATTTCTCCACCCAGAAAACCATGAGGCTTGCCCAGCAGCTTTACGAGGGCGTGGATATTGAGGGAAAGGGAACCATAGGACTTATCACCTATCTGCGTACAGACTCCACCCGTGTCGCCGAGGAGGCCGACAAGACAGCCAGGGAGTTTATCGAAGAGAAATATGGAAAACAGTATGTATCCACAGAGGAAGCGGTGAAAAAGGGAGGAGCCAAGATTCAGGACGCCCACGAGGCTATCCGTCCCACAGACATCTCCCTGACTCCTGCCGTGGTGAAGGAATCTCTGGCGAGGGATCTGTTCCGCCTGTACCAGCTGATCTGGAAGCGGTTTGCGGCCAGCCGGATGCAGGCTGCCGTGTATGAGACCACATCCGTCCGCGTGGCAGCCGGGTATGCAGGCGGAGAATACCTTTTTACTCTGTCTGCCTCCAAGCTGAAATTTGACGGCTTTATGTCTGTCTACGTGCAGGAGGATGAGAAGGAGGAGAGCACAGTCCTCTCAGAAAAGCTGGAGAAAGGCGATGTGCTTGCATGCGAGGCTCTTGAGAGCAGTCAGCATTTTACTCAGCCGCCGGCCCACTACACAGAGGCATCTCTGGTAAAGGCTCTTGAGGAGCAGGGGATTGGCCGCCCCAGTACCTATGCGCCGACGATCACAACCATCCTTGCAAGGCGGTATGTGGTGAAGGAGAATAAAAACCTCTATGTGACAGAGTTAGGCGAAGTAGTCAACCGCATGATGAAGAAGGCGTTTCCGAGCATTGTGGACACTGCCTTTACCGCCAATATGGAGTACCTGCTGGATCGGATCGGGGACGGCACGGTACAGTGGAAAACGGTTATTGAGAACTTCTATCCCGATTTGGAGGAGGCGGTGAAGGAGGCGGAAAAGAAGCTGGAGGCAGTGAAGATCGCTGATGAGGTCAGCGATGTGCCCTGTGACCTGTGCGGCCGGATGATGGTCATCAAATACGGTCCTCATGGGAAATTTCTGGCTTGCCCGGGCTTCCCGGAGTGCCGGAATACCAAGCCTTACCTGGAAAAGATTGGGGTCGCCTGTCCAAAGTGCGGAAAGGAGATTGTGATCCGCAAGACAAAGAAGGGCAGAAAGTATTACGGATGTGAGAATAACCCGGAGTGCGACTTCATGTCATGGCAGAAGCCCTCTGCTGAGCGCTGCCCGGAGTGCGGCGGTCTGATGGTGGAGAAGGGCAACAAACTCCTGTGCACCAATAAGGAGTGCGGCTATGTAAAGACGAAGGAAAACAGACAGCAGCAGGAATAG
- the dprA gene encoding DNA-processing protein DprA — translation MTEKEYLYWLCHVPGLRAEKMERLLNETGGFRSIYYMKEQELKACHFLTARERGAILSEKRNLESCTEEYHRLRERGIDFITIYDSGYPERLRELPGMPLGLFVKGRLPEDQRPSAAVIGARGCSYYGREEARYLSRELARAGVQVVSGLALGIDGAGHGGALEAGGDTYGILGCGIDICYPREHTELAERIGLQGGLITEFVPKTPPYPANFPMRNRIISGLSDLVIVVEARKRSGSLITAGLALEQGRDVFAVPGRVTDPLSAGCNELIQSGAGLLMTPEDVLNLLGMKSEKNGKIMKKTENGLVKNEKMVYSCLDLQPKHLEQIVTESGLPAGECTAVLLKLELDGFAVQTSNQYYVRKFR, via the coding sequence ATGACAGAAAAGGAATATCTCTACTGGCTGTGCCATGTGCCAGGGCTGAGGGCCGAAAAAATGGAGCGCCTCCTGAATGAGACGGGAGGATTCAGAAGCATATATTATATGAAGGAACAGGAGCTTAAGGCCTGTCACTTCCTGACGGCCAGAGAGAGGGGAGCGATCCTTTCAGAAAAAAGGAATCTGGAGTCCTGCACAGAAGAATATCATAGGCTCAGGGAGAGGGGAATAGACTTTATCACAATCTACGACAGCGGCTATCCTGAGCGGCTCAGAGAGCTTCCGGGCATGCCTCTGGGGCTGTTCGTAAAGGGAAGGCTGCCGGAGGATCAGAGGCCTTCGGCAGCTGTCATAGGAGCGAGGGGATGCAGCTACTATGGAAGGGAGGAGGCCAGGTACCTGTCCAGAGAGCTGGCCAGAGCGGGAGTTCAGGTGGTGAGCGGACTGGCTCTGGGAATCGACGGGGCAGGGCATGGGGGAGCGCTGGAGGCAGGCGGGGACACTTACGGGATTCTCGGCTGCGGGATCGACATCTGCTATCCGAGAGAGCATACGGAGCTGGCTGAGCGGATAGGGCTGCAGGGTGGGCTGATCACGGAGTTTGTGCCGAAAACACCGCCGTACCCCGCCAATTTTCCCATGAGAAACAGGATTATCAGCGGCCTTTCCGATCTGGTGATCGTGGTGGAGGCCAGGAAAAGGAGCGGTTCCCTGATTACGGCAGGTCTGGCTCTGGAGCAGGGAAGGGATGTGTTTGCAGTTCCAGGACGCGTTACCGATCCCTTAAGCGCCGGCTGCAATGAGCTAATACAGTCCGGCGCCGGGCTTCTCATGACGCCGGAGGATGTGCTGAACCTTCTGGGCATGAAAAGTGAAAAAAACGGGAAGATTATGAAAAAAACTGAAAATGGTCTTGTCAAGAACGAGAAAATGGTGTATAGTTGCCTAGATTTACAACCGAAGCATCTGGAACAGATTGTGACGGAGAGCGGGCTGCCTGCCGGGGAATGTACGGCAGTCCTTTTAAAACTGGAACTGGACGGATTCGCCGTCCAGACATCAAACCAGTATTACGTTAGGAAATTCAGGTAG
- a CDS encoding YifB family Mg chelatase-like AAA ATPase produces the protein MFSKTVSCGIRGVEGYLVAIETDMSSGIPSFNMVGYLSEEVREAQERVRTALRNSGVLLPPRRITVNLSPAGVRKEGTAFDLAIAASVLCCLEEELEKTASGAVFLGELGLNGEVKPVNGILPRVYCARQAGFSRCFVPERNVREGTVVEGIEIVGVSSLGGLAKLLRRPENIRGQWFSREVFEKEEETGEEAFPDYADICGQITVKRAMEMAAAGKHSCLLIGPAGTGKTMAAKRLPSILPAVTFEEAIEVSKVYSICGLLPEELPLMTRRPFRAPHHSITAQSLAGGGRNPRPGEISLASGGVLFLDELTEFPARILDLLRQPLEERRITVSRLNGSVEFPADFMLICAMNPCRCGHYPDKSRCTCTEAQIRRYLSRVSGPFLDRIDLGVEVPAVSYSDLRGQDGAKQKEAEECSASMKKRVERARNMQKERFKGMAIRFNSEMGPAETEEFCRLRPEDEKFLQAVYRSYGFSARGLEKILKAARTAADLDGERQIGRVHLSEAVSYRSFEKRYWGFRK, from the coding sequence TTGTTCAGCAAGACAGTGAGCTGCGGCATACGCGGCGTAGAGGGGTATCTGGTTGCCATTGAGACGGATATGAGCAGCGGGATTCCGTCGTTCAACATGGTGGGTTACCTGTCAGAGGAGGTGAGAGAGGCGCAGGAGAGGGTGAGAACTGCCCTGAGAAATTCCGGTGTGCTTCTGCCGCCCAGGAGAATTACGGTGAATCTGTCACCGGCAGGAGTCAGAAAGGAGGGAACAGCCTTTGATCTGGCCATAGCGGCCTCAGTGCTGTGCTGCCTGGAGGAGGAACTTGAAAAGACGGCCTCAGGAGCCGTATTTCTGGGTGAGCTCGGCCTGAACGGGGAGGTGAAGCCGGTCAATGGGATTCTCCCGCGGGTCTACTGTGCCAGGCAGGCGGGGTTCTCCCGCTGCTTTGTGCCGGAGAGGAATGTGAGAGAGGGAACTGTGGTGGAGGGAATAGAGATCGTGGGAGTTTCCAGTCTCGGCGGCCTTGCAAAGCTTCTGCGCAGGCCGGAGAACATCCGCGGGCAGTGGTTCTCCAGGGAAGTGTTTGAAAAGGAGGAAGAGACGGGGGAGGAGGCCTTCCCTGATTATGCAGATATATGCGGGCAGATTACGGTAAAGCGCGCCATGGAGATGGCTGCGGCGGGAAAGCACAGCTGCCTGCTCATCGGCCCTGCCGGAACAGGAAAGACCATGGCGGCCAAACGGCTCCCCTCAATTCTTCCTGCTGTAACCTTTGAGGAGGCCATAGAGGTATCGAAGGTGTACAGTATCTGCGGCCTGCTGCCGGAGGAGCTTCCTCTTATGACCCGCAGGCCGTTTCGGGCGCCTCACCACAGCATCACGGCCCAGTCCCTAGCCGGAGGCGGGAGAAATCCCAGGCCCGGGGAGATCTCTCTGGCTTCGGGAGGTGTCCTGTTTCTCGATGAGCTGACGGAATTTCCGGCAAGGATTCTGGATCTGCTGAGGCAGCCTCTGGAGGAGAGACGGATTACCGTGTCGAGGCTGAATGGAAGCGTGGAGTTTCCGGCGGATTTTATGCTGATCTGCGCCATGAACCCATGCCGCTGCGGCCATTATCCGGACAAGAGCCGCTGTACCTGCACGGAAGCGCAGATCAGAAGGTATCTGAGCAGGGTGTCCGGGCCGTTTCTCGATCGGATTGATCTGGGAGTGGAGGTGCCTGCCGTGTCCTACAGCGATCTGCGGGGGCAGGACGGCGCGAAACAGAAGGAGGCGGAGGAATGTTCAGCCTCAATGAAAAAACGCGTGGAAAGAGCCAGAAACATGCAGAAGGAGCGCTTCAAGGGCATGGCCATCCGGTTTAACAGTGAGATGGGGCCTGCGGAAACAGAAGAATTCTGCCGGCTCAGGCCGGAGGACGAAAAATTCCTTCAGGCTGTATACAGAAGCTACGGCTTCAGCGCGAGAGGGCTTGAGAAGATACTCAAGGCGGCCCGCACAGCCGCTGATCTGGACGGAGAGAGGCAGATTGGACGCGTGCATCTGAGCGAGGCTGTGTCCTACAGGAGCTTTGAAAAAAGATATTGGGGGTTTCGGAAATGA
- the nifJ gene encoding pyruvate:ferredoxin (flavodoxin) oxidoreductase, which yields MARKMKTMDGNHAAAHASYAYTDVAAIYPITPSSPMAEATDEWATDGRTNIFGQKVQITEMQSEAGAAGAVHGSLVAGALTTTYTASQGLLLMIPNLYKIAGEQLPGVFNVSARAVATHALNIFGDHSDIYACRQTGCAMLCESSVQEVMDLTPVAHLAAIKGKVPFINFFDGFRTSHEIQKIETWDYEDLKDMADMDAIDEFRKNALNPNHPCQKGSAQNPDIFFQVREACNPYYEALPAIVQEYMDKVNEKIGTDYKLFNYYGAPDAEHIIVAMGSVNDTIEETIDYLLKQGQKVGVVKVRLYRPFCTEAFINAIPDTVKKISVLDRTKEPGSLGEPLYLDVVAALRGSKFGDVEIFTGRYGLGSKDTTPAQIVAVYNNTEKPKFTIGIVDDVTNLSLELGEPLVTTPEGTINCKFWGLGADGTVGANKNSIKIIGDNTDMYAQAYFDYDSKKSGGITMSHLRFGHSPIKSTYLIRRANFVACHNPAYVRKYNMVQELVDGGTFLLNCPWDMEGLEKHLPGQVKRYIAEHHIKFYTIDGVKLGIETGMGPTRINTILQSAFFKLADIIPADKANELMKAAAKATYGRKGEDVVMKNWAAIDAGAQHVVEVQVPESWKNCEDEGLDMTHATSGREDVVKFVNTVQAAVNAQEGNNLPVSAFVDYVDGSTPSGSSAYEKRGIAVNVPTWNPDNCIQCNFCSYVCPHAVIRPIAMTDAELAAAPEGTKALPMTGMPEYKFAMTISALDCTGCGSCANVCPGKKGEKALTMSALDANLGEQKVFDYGQTLDIKEDVIAKFKETTVKGSQFKQPLLEFSGACAGCGETPYAKLITQLFGDRMYISNATGCSSIWGNSSPSTPYTVNKQGRGPAWDNSLFEDNAEFGYGMLLAQNAIRDGLKTKVEGIVAGAEASEEVKAACREWLDTYNVGALNGAATDKMVAALEGIDCPVCKEIVKNKDFLGKKSQWVFGGDGWAYDIGFGGVDHVLASGKDINIMVFDTEVYSNTGGQSSKATPTGAVAQFAAGGKDVKKKDLASIAMSYGYVYVAQISMGADYNQTVKALAEAEAYPGPSLIIAYAPCINHGIKKGMSKAQTEEKLAVECGYWHNFRFNPAAEKKFSLDSKAPTGDYQEFLKGEVRYASLALKNPERAKELSAKNEEEAKARYSYLTKLVTLYGND from the coding sequence ATGGCAAGAAAAATGAAGACCATGGATGGTAACCATGCAGCAGCTCATGCTTCCTATGCATATACAGATGTTGCAGCCATCTATCCGATTACCCCTTCTTCTCCTATGGCAGAAGCCACAGACGAGTGGGCAACAGACGGAAGGACAAATATCTTCGGACAGAAGGTACAGATCACTGAGATGCAGTCTGAAGCCGGTGCAGCAGGTGCTGTACATGGTTCTCTGGTAGCAGGCGCTCTGACCACTACCTACACAGCTTCCCAGGGACTTTTACTGATGATCCCGAACCTGTACAAGATTGCAGGAGAGCAGCTTCCGGGTGTATTTAATGTTTCTGCGCGTGCCGTTGCCACTCATGCATTAAATATTTTCGGCGATCATTCTGATATCTACGCCTGTCGTCAGACTGGATGCGCTATGCTGTGCGAGTCCAGCGTGCAGGAGGTTATGGACTTAACACCGGTTGCACATCTGGCAGCTATCAAGGGCAAGGTTCCGTTTATCAACTTCTTCGACGGATTCCGTACATCCCACGAGATCCAGAAGATCGAGACATGGGATTATGAGGATCTGAAGGATATGGCTGATATGGATGCTATCGACGAGTTCAGAAAGAACGCGTTAAATCCAAACCATCCATGCCAGAAAGGCTCTGCTCAGAACCCGGATATCTTCTTCCAGGTAAGAGAGGCCTGCAACCCGTACTATGAGGCTCTTCCGGCTATTGTTCAGGAGTACATGGACAAGGTTAACGAGAAGATCGGAACAGACTACAAGCTGTTCAACTACTACGGAGCACCGGATGCAGAGCACATCATCGTTGCCATGGGTTCCGTAAACGATACAATCGAGGAGACCATCGACTACCTGTTAAAGCAGGGACAGAAGGTGGGTGTTGTGAAGGTTCGTCTGTACAGACCATTCTGCACAGAGGCATTCATCAATGCAATTCCTGATACAGTTAAAAAGATCTCCGTTCTCGACAGAACAAAGGAGCCAGGTTCTCTCGGCGAACCGCTGTACCTGGATGTAGTTGCTGCCTTAAGAGGAAGCAAGTTCGGCGATGTGGAGATCTTCACAGGACGCTACGGCTTAGGTTCCAAAGATACAACTCCGGCTCAGATCGTAGCTGTATACAATAACACAGAGAAGCCGAAATTCACAATCGGTATTGTGGATGACGTTACAAACCTTTCTCTGGAACTGGGTGAGCCCCTTGTTACAACTCCAGAGGGAACCATCAACTGCAAGTTCTGGGGACTTGGAGCAGACGGTACTGTAGGCGCTAACAAGAACTCCATCAAGATCATCGGCGACAACACAGACATGTACGCTCAGGCTTACTTTGACTATGATTCCAAGAAGTCCGGCGGTATCACCATGTCCCACCTGCGCTTCGGCCATTCTCCGATTAAGTCTACCTATCTGATCCGCCGTGCGAACTTCGTAGCATGCCACAACCCGGCATACGTGCGCAAGTACAACATGGTTCAGGAGCTGGTTGACGGCGGTACATTCCTGTTAAACTGCCCATGGGATATGGAAGGCCTTGAGAAGCACCTTCCGGGACAGGTTAAGAGATACATTGCCGAGCACCATATCAAGTTCTACACCATCGACGGTGTGAAGCTGGGTATCGAGACAGGCATGGGCCCGACACGTATCAATACAATCCTTCAGTCTGCATTCTTCAAGCTGGCTGACATCATCCCGGCTGACAAGGCAAACGAGCTGATGAAGGCTGCTGCAAAGGCAACCTACGGCCGCAAGGGTGAGGACGTTGTTATGAAGAACTGGGCAGCTATCGACGCAGGCGCTCAGCACGTGGTAGAGGTTCAGGTTCCGGAGAGCTGGAAAAACTGCGAGGACGAGGGACTGGATATGACACACGCTACATCCGGACGCGAGGATGTTGTGAAGTTCGTCAACACCGTTCAGGCAGCTGTAAACGCTCAGGAAGGAAACAACCTGCCTGTATCCGCATTCGTAGACTATGTAGACGGTTCCACACCATCCGGTTCCTCTGCATATGAGAAGCGCGGTATCGCTGTAAATGTTCCGACATGGAATCCGGACAACTGTATCCAGTGTAACTTCTGTTCCTATGTCTGCCCGCACGCTGTTATCCGTCCAATCGCCATGACAGACGCTGAGCTTGCAGCAGCTCCGGAGGGAACAAAGGCTCTTCCGATGACAGGTATGCCGGAGTACAAGTTCGCCATGACAATCTCCGCTCTTGACTGTACAGGATGCGGTTCCTGTGCAAATGTCTGCCCAGGAAAGAAGGGTGAGAAGGCCCTCACCATGAGCGCTCTGGACGCTAACCTCGGCGAGCAGAAGGTATTCGATTACGGCCAGACTCTGGACATCAAGGAAGATGTTATCGCCAAGTTCAAGGAGACAACAGTAAAGGGAAGCCAGTTCAAGCAGCCTCTCTTAGAGTTCTCCGGCGCATGTGCAGGATGTGGAGAGACACCGTACGCGAAGTTAATCACACAGCTCTTCGGTGACAGAATGTATATCTCCAACGCGACAGGATGTTCCTCTATCTGGGGTAACTCTTCACCGTCCACACCATACACAGTAAACAAGCAGGGACGCGGTCCGGCCTGGGACAACTCTCTGTTCGAGGACAACGCTGAGTTTGGTTACGGTATGTTATTAGCTCAGAACGCAATCCGTGACGGATTAAAGACAAAGGTTGAGGGCATCGTTGCAGGCGCTGAGGCTTCCGAGGAAGTGAAGGCTGCATGCAGGGAGTGGCTTGACACATACAACGTAGGCGCATTAAACGGCGCTGCTACAGATAAGATGGTAGCCGCTTTAGAGGGAATTGACTGCCCGGTTTGCAAGGAGATCGTAAAGAACAAAGATTTCCTCGGCAAGAAGTCCCAGTGGGTATTCGGCGGTGACGGATGGGCTTACGATATCGGATTCGGCGGTGTTGACCACGTTCTCGCTTCCGGCAAGGACATCAACATCATGGTATTCGATACAGAGGTTTACTCCAACACAGGCGGACAGTCCTCCAAGGCTACACCAACAGGTGCTGTGGCACAGTTCGCAGCAGGCGGAAAGGATGTTAAGAAGAAGGATCTGGCTTCTATCGCTATGAGCTACGGCTATGTATACGTAGCACAGATCTCCATGGGTGCTGACTACAACCAGACTGTAAAGGCTCTGGCTGAGGCTGAGGCATATCCGGGACCATCCTTAATTATCGCTTACGCTCCATGTATCAACCATGGTATCAAGAAGGGTATGAGCAAGGCTCAGACAGAGGAGAAGCTGGCTGTAGAGTGCGGTTACTGGCACAACTTCCGCTTCAACCCGGCTGCTGAGAAGAAGTTCTCCTTAGACAGCAAGGCTCCGACAGGAGACTACCAGGAGTTCTTAAAGGGCGAGGTTCGTTACGCATCTCTGGCTCTGAAGAATCCGGAGAGAGCAAAAGAGCTGTCTGCAAAGAACGAGGAAGAGGCAAAGGCAAGATACTCTTACCTGACCAAGCTCGTTACACTGTACGGAAACGACTAA
- a CDS encoding VanW family protein, protein MSELNRSSSRRRTSNSGGRREASSRSGRAGSSHSAASRNRAGHGTPNYSYSARNMHNRRRRRNRDFTQWIVYGVALIVIILAVVLLVRGCSGGTDALESTEGSSAAGEAAEGGITVDGISIDGMTQEEAREKILDQYGWDMKVTYNDKEASVGNLLEGRVDELLEEIYGGSTETTFEVNTDNLLDAAKAEASLIAGNWNMVAKNGGISGYNKETGKFEFEEGTKGAVIDQDRLAEDIVKAVGNKDYKAVIEAQVKEVEPELTAAQLEEKYTTIGTYTTTATNNKNRNQNLKLCTEAINGTIVNPGQEFSFNETTGPRSTEKGYQPATAYLNGEVIQEPGGGVCQVSSTLYNAVIFAGLKSTERHAHSYEPSYVTPGEDAAVSYGGPDFRFVNNSDYPVAIRASFSDQKVTCSIYGIPVLESGVKVRMESEKTAELDPPAPTYEEDQTLQPDQEKVVKQPTPGSRWSTDLVTYKDGEEISRIDFHNSVYRGKAAIIKRNTSGVVLTTEAPTESAAADSTEASAGSADSTAASTEAAENPAGPGSPAGEGPAVGETVPANPESQVPEGGQTPSPGPTVPAGPDSPAEGPAGN, encoded by the coding sequence ATGAGCGAATTAAACAGAAGTTCTTCCAGAAGAAGGACATCGAATTCAGGAGGCAGAAGGGAGGCTTCTTCCCGCTCTGGAAGGGCAGGTTCTTCACATTCCGCCGCATCCAGAAACCGAGCTGGTCATGGTACGCCGAATTATTCCTACAGCGCCAGAAACATGCACAACAGAAGACGGCGCAGAAACCGAGATTTTACTCAGTGGATAGTATATGGAGTGGCCCTGATCGTAATCATTCTGGCTGTGGTTCTCCTTGTGAGAGGGTGCAGCGGAGGAACAGACGCTCTTGAGAGTACGGAAGGATCTTCGGCGGCCGGGGAGGCGGCAGAGGGCGGAATCACTGTGGACGGTATTTCCATTGACGGGATGACCCAGGAGGAAGCAAGAGAGAAGATCCTTGATCAGTACGGCTGGGATATGAAGGTGACATACAATGACAAGGAAGCTTCTGTGGGAAATCTGCTGGAGGGCAGAGTGGACGAGCTGCTCGAGGAAATCTACGGGGGAAGCACAGAAACGACCTTTGAAGTCAACACGGATAACCTGCTGGATGCAGCCAAGGCTGAGGCGTCCCTGATTGCAGGGAACTGGAACATGGTCGCCAAAAACGGCGGTATTTCAGGATACAATAAAGAAACTGGAAAGTTTGAGTTTGAAGAGGGAACAAAGGGAGCTGTCATCGACCAGGACAGGCTGGCCGAGGACATTGTGAAAGCTGTCGGGAACAAAGATTATAAGGCTGTGATTGAGGCCCAGGTAAAGGAAGTGGAGCCGGAACTGACCGCGGCTCAGCTCGAGGAGAAATATACCACGATTGGAACCTACACCACCACAGCCACAAATAATAAAAACAGGAATCAGAATCTGAAGCTCTGCACGGAGGCGATTAATGGAACGATCGTGAACCCGGGCCAGGAGTTCTCATTTAATGAGACTACAGGACCGCGTTCCACAGAGAAGGGCTATCAGCCGGCTACGGCATATCTGAACGGTGAGGTAATTCAGGAACCGGGCGGCGGCGTGTGTCAGGTTTCTTCCACTCTCTACAATGCAGTCATCTTTGCAGGACTGAAAAGTACAGAGCGCCATGCGCACAGCTACGAGCCTTCCTATGTGACTCCGGGCGAGGACGCGGCAGTCAGCTACGGCGGGCCGGATTTCCGGTTTGTAAATAATTCGGACTATCCTGTGGCCATCAGAGCCAGCTTTTCCGACCAGAAGGTGACCTGCTCCATTTACGGAATACCGGTTCTGGAGAGCGGTGTGAAGGTACGTATGGAATCTGAGAAAACAGCGGAGCTGGATCCGCCCGCGCCGACCTATGAGGAGGATCAGACACTTCAGCCTGATCAGGAAAAGGTTGTAAAGCAGCCAACACCGGGAAGCAGGTGGAGTACAGACCTTGTAACCTACAAGGACGGTGAGGAGATCAGCAGAATTGATTTCCACAACAGCGTTTACAGAGGAAAGGCCGCGATTATCAAAAGAAATACTTCAGGTGTTGTGCTGACAACAGAAGCTCCTACAGAGTCTGCAGCAGCAGACAGTACAGAGGCATCTGCAGGGTCTGCAGACAGCACAGCGGCATCTACAGAGGCGGCGGAGAATCCAGCAGGTCCAGGAAGCCCGGCGGGAGAAGGTCCGGCAGTGGGAGAGACAGTTCCGGCTAATCCCGAAAGCCAGGTACCGGAGGGAGGGCAGACACCGTCCCCTGGTCCGACAGTGCCGGCTGGTCCGGATTCACCGGCAGAAGGACCGGCGGGAAATTAA